The genomic interval GGGTGCGCCGACTTCGCATGCGTCCGCAGACGAGAGGTCACGTCCTCCGGAGGCAGGAAGCGGGACCAGCGTTCCGGGAACTCCGAGGGCATGTCGGGATCGTCGGGGTCGGGGTGGGTGTCGTGGAGTGCGGCCGCGCGGGCCACGTACTCCGCGACCTGCGCCTCCCGCACCCGCTCCTGCGCCGCGCGCGCCGCCGCCGTGGCCGCCGCCGGCCACACGCGGTCGATCGCGGCGTTCATCGCGGCGCCCACCAGGACCGCGAAGGCCGACACGCCGATCCACAGCAGCACCGCCACCGCGGCGGCGAGCGAGCCGTAGATCGTCGCGCCCTCGATCGTGCTCTGGAGGTAGATCCGGAGCAGGAAGCTCCCCAGCACCCACATCGCCAGGGCCACCAGCGCGCCGGGCACGTCCTCGATCCACGGTGAGCGCACCGGTACCGACACGTGGTACAGGGTCGTCAGGAAGGCGATGGACAGGATGATCACCACCGGCCAGTACAGGACCTGGACGACCGTCGTCGACCACGGCACGATCCGCACCACCGCGTCCGGACCCGCCACCATCAGCGGCAGCGCCACCGAGCCGATCAGCAGCGCCGCGACGAACAGCGCGAACGCCACGAGCCGGGTCTTGACGATGCCGCGGACCCCGTCGAGGCCGTACATGACGGTGATGGTGTCGATGAAGACGTTCACCGCGCGCGACCCGGACCACAGGGCGAACAGGAAGCCGACCGAGATGACGTCGGGACGGCCGCCCTTCATCACGTCGTCGAGGATCGGCTGCGCGATCTCCCGTACCCCCTTGTCGGACAGGACCGTGCGCGCCGCGTCCAGGAGATTGGCCTCCAGGCTGCTGATGCTGTCGGTGCCGGTCCAGTCGTCGACGTAGCCGAGCAGGCCGATGAGGCTGAGCAGCAGCGGCGGCACGGACAGCAGCGAGAAGAACGCGGCCTCGGCGGCGAGCCCCAGGATGCGGTACTCGATGCACGAGTTGACGGTGTCCTTGAGCAGCAGCCAGGCGGTCCTGCGCTTCGACACGTTCCGGTAGAGGGCACGGGCCCGGTGGAGTCGCCCGGAGGGTGGCTGAGGGGATTCGCTTGCTGCCTGCACGTCCTAAAGGTATCCGCCAGGGGAGCGTGCACTCATCCCCCCGTCCCGGTCCGGGGCACGCCCGTGCGGGGAACGCCCGCTCGCGTTCGGTTCGGTCATACCGCGGAAAACGCCGGGCAACCCCGTGGAAATCGCGAAGGAAATCGAACCCCTTTTCTGTCATGCACCCGCTGGCCGATTTTCGCGGACCCGGGAACCGGAATACCGGACGACATATGCACCGTCCATGAAGTGAGTTCCCCGGTGGCGCCACCGAACGGCACGAATGAGTCATACCGACCATGAACGGTCGACCGACAGGAAACCGCCATTGAATGAAATGCGCTTGACCCGTTCATGAGCGCCTCGAAACAATTCGGATTGCATTCTCAGAGCCCTGACCATGGGCTGAGCCAGGCCACCCCGTCCCCCTCGCGTGGCCACTCCAGACACATACCGCACCGCTCCTTCTCATATTTCATTCCGTGTCTCACGGCACTTCTTTTTCTTCCGGAACACCGGAACCACGGGGGTCCTTCTTCATGATTTTCCGCTGTGCGGTGAACAGCGGGCGATATTCCGCCGTATCCCACTCTGGAGAATTCGCATGCCTGCTCCGTACGCACCGAAGCAAGCCGCGCCGCGCATCGTGGGGGTCGATGTGGCACGGGGGCTCGCCCTGCTCGGAATGTTCTCCGTTCACGTGTTCGGCGCGTTCGACGAGGCCGGATCGCCCACGCCCGCCTGGATGTTCGCGGGCGGCCGTTCCTCGGCGACCTTCGCCGTGACGGCCGGGATCGGTCTGGCCTTCACGACCGGCGGTCGCCGGCCGGCGACCGGGCGGCCCGCGACCGTCGCGGTGGCGGCGCGGGCCGGTGTCATCGCGCTGATCGGGCTGCTGCTCGGCTACGCCTCGCGCGCGGCGGACCTCGACGTGGACGTGATCCTGGCCTTCTACGCCCTGTTGTTCCTGACCGCGATCCCGCTGCTGGGCCTCGGTCCGCGGACCTTGACGGCTCTGGCCCTGTCCCTGGCCGTGGGGGCGCCGTTCGCCGTCCACGCGCTTCGGGGCGCGCTGCCCCCGCCCGCGTTCGACGGCGACCCGACCCTCCAGGACGTGGTCACCGATCCGCTCGGCCTGGTGTCGGACCTGCTCGTGCACGGCGACTACCCGGTGCTCGCCTGGACCGCCTATCTGTGCGCCGGACTCGCCCTCGGCCGGCTGGACCTGACGTCACGCAGCCTCGCGCCCCGGCTCCTCGGGGGCGGTCTCGCGCTCGTGGCCGGGGTCTGGCTGGTGTCGTCCCTGGTCCTGTTCCGGTTCGACGGGCTGCGGCAGCTGTGGCGCGCGGAGTTCCCCGGCGCCTCCCGCGCCGAGGCCCTGTGGGACAGCCCGGACGGCGTGACCTGGTGGGCGCTGCTCTCCCGCGCGCCGCACGCGACCACGCCCTTCGACCTGCTCCTCACCCTGGGCTCGGCGGCGGCGATCCTCGGCGGCGCCCTGCTGCTGACCAGGAGCGCCCTGCTCACGTGGGCGCTCACACCGCTCGCGGCGGCGGGCAGCATGCCGCTGACCCTGTACGCCGCCCATGTGCTCCTGCTCGCCACCGGTGCGCTCTCCGGCTCCCCCGGGCTCCTCTACGCCGTCATGACCACCGGAGCGCTCCTGTTCGCCCTCTCGTGGCGGCACGTCGGACGTGGCCCGCTGGAAACGGTCGTCGCAGGCGCGGCCCGGCGGTGTCGCGAGGGCGTAACACCACCCCGGCCCCCGGAACCGGTGGCAGACCCGGTCCGACTTAGCAAGCACACCGAATAGTCCATAAGACCAAAAGTGATGATCTAGGAGCTCAAGTGGTGGTAAATCCCGGCGAGATCACGACAGTCGCCCCGGTGGACGGCACCGCCCAGGTCCTCGCCGAGGTGCTGGCCGGGGTCGTGAAGACGGATCAAGTCCCCCTCGACAGCCACTTCTTCGACGACCTGGGCGCCAACTCCCTGGTCATGGCGCAGTTCTGTGCCCGGGTGCGGAAGCGGGACGATCTGCCGCAGGTGTCGATGAGGGATGTCTACGGCCACCCGACGATCCGCGGCCTGGCGACCGCCCTCGCCGAGGTCCCGGCCATCGCACCGGCCCCCGCCCGGCCGGCCGAGCCGCCCCCGCCGCCGGGCAGCACCGCCCGCCATGCGCTGTGCGGGGTGCTGCAGTTCCTCGTCTTCGCCGTGTACTGCTTCGCGGCCGGCGTCGCCACCGCCGAGGGGTACACCTGGATATCCGACGCCGACGGCCTGCTCATGGTCTATCTGCGCTCGCTGGTCCTCGGCGGCGCCCTGTTCCTCGCCCTGTGCACCCTGCCCGTGGTGGCGAAGTGGGTGCTGGTCGGCCGGTGGCAGGAGACGGAGTTCCCGGTGTGGAGCCTCGCCTACGTCCGCTTCTGGCTGGTCAAGGCGCTGCTGCACGCCAGCCCGATGGTGCTGTTCACGGGCAACCCGCTGTACGTCCTCTACCTGCGGGCCCTCGGCGCCCGCATCGGCCCGGGCGTCACGGTCCTGTCCCACTCGATGCCGGTCTGCACCGACCTGCTGACCGTCGGCGCCGGCACGGTGATCCGCAAGGACGCCCTGCTGCTCGGCTACCGGGCGCACGCGGGCCGGATCCGCACCGGCCCGGTCACCCTCGGCCGGGACGTCTTCGTCGGCGAGAAGACCGTCCTCGACATCGGCACGTCCATCGGCGACGGCGGCCAGCTGGGCCACTCCTCGGCGCTGTACGACGGTGCCGCGATCCCCGCGGGCGAGCGCTGGCACGGCTCCCCGGCCCGCCCCACCGACGTCGACCACATCCGCGTCCCGGCAGCCCGCTGCACCCCCACGCGCCGGGCCGGCTACGCCCTCGTGGCGCTGCTGCAGACGCTGCTGGTGTACGTCCCGCTCGGCATCGGCGGTGTCTTCCTCGTCATGGACCTCGTGCCGGCACTGGACCCGCTGCTCGACCCGAACGCGAAGGAGCTGGCGTCGGCGGCCTTCTACGCCGAGGCGCTCGTCCTGTCCGTCGCCCTCTTCGTGGGTTTCGTGGTCCTCGGCCTCGTCACCGTGACGGTCCTGCCGCGGCTGCTGAACCTGACCCTGAAGGCGGACCGGGTCTATCCGCTCTACGGCTTCCACTACTCCGTACAGCGCGCGATCGCCCGCATGACCAACATCAAGTTCTTCAAGTGGCTGTGCGGCGACAGCTCGTACATCGTCCCCTACCTGCGGTCCCTCGGCTACGACCTCTCGCACGTCGAGCAGACCGGCTCGAACTTCGGAACCGAGGTCGCCCACGAGACGCCGTACCTGGCCACCGTCGGCAGCGGCACGATGGTCGCCGACGGGCTGTCGATCCTGAACGCCGAGTACTCCAGCACCTCGTTCCGGCTCTCGCGGGTCACGATCGGCGGGCAGAACTTCCTCGGCAACCACATCGCCTATCCCGTCGGCGGCCGCACCGGGGACAACTGCCTGCTCGCCACGAAGGTGCTGGTGCCGCTCGACGGCGAACTCCGCGAGGGAGTGGGCCTCTTGGGCTCGCCGCCGTTCGAGATCCCGCGCACGGTGGAGCGCGACACCCGCTTCGACCACTTCCGCGAGGGCGACGAGCTGCGCCGCCGTCTCTCGGCCAAGAACCGCTCCAACGCCCGCACGATGGCCCTCTTCCTTTTCCTGCGCTGGCTGCACTGGTTCCTGCTGACGCTGCTCGGCTTCGCGGCCGTCGACCTCTACGGCGGCCGGGGCGCCCTCGGCGGACTGCTGATCGGCGCCTACCTGATGACCGGCCTCGCGGTGACGGTCGGCTACTGGGCGCTGGTGGAGCGCGTGATCACCCGCTTCCGGCCGCTGCAGCCGCGGTTGTGCTCCATCTACGACCCGTACTTCTGGTGGCACGAGCGGCTGTGGAAGGTGCCGGACCAGCATCTCGTGGTGTTCAACGGCACCCCGTTCAAGAGCCTGGTCTGGCGGCTGCTGGGAGTGCGGATCGGTCGGCGCGTCTTCGACGACGGCTGCTACCTCACCGAGCGGACGCTGGTCGCGATCGGCAGCGACACCACGCTCGGCCACCACTCCAAGGTGCAGGCCCACTCCCAGGAGGACGGCACCTTCAAGTCCGACCACATCGTCATCGGCGACGGCTGCACCCTCGGGACGGGCGCGCTGGTCCACTACGGCGTCGCGATGGGCGACGGCTCCGTGCTCGGTGCCGACGCCTTCCTGATGAAGGGCGAGGAGATGCCGGCGGGGGCGCACTGGGGCGGGAATCCGGCGGTGGCGCTGCGACGCGCCTGACCGTCCGATCGAGAAAACACAGGGGGAAGAACGTCATGGAAACAGCTCCGCACCGCACGCCCGGTCCGATACCGGACGTCACCGAGTACGCGGTCTCGCTGCCCGACGGCACACCGACCGATCCCGCCGCGCTGCACGCGGCCCGCACCAGGGTCCTCGCCGCCCTCTCGGGCGGAACGGAGGGCGCTGCCGACGACGAACTGCGTGTCGCTGTCACCGACGGTGAGCTGCGGCTGCACTACCGCACCGGCGCCCTGGACACCGGGGCAGCCGCCCGCCTCGCCGGCTACCACCTCACCGCGCTCACCGACCCCAACCGCCGAAGCCTGCTGTCCGAGGACGAACTCCGGTTCCAGCTTGAGGAGTTGGCGGGCCCGGTGCGTGAACTCCCGGACCGGCGGGTGCACGAGCTGTTCGAGGAGCGGGTCGAGAAGCGCCCGGACGCCGTGGCCGCCGTACAGGACGACCGGCGGTGGACGTACGCCGAGCTCAACTCCCGCGCCAACCGGATCGGTCGGGCACTGCTGGCCCGCGGCCTCGCGGCCGAGGACGTCGTCGCCGTCGTCATGGAACGGAACCTGGACTGGATGGCGGCCGTGCTCGGCGTGCTCAAGGCGGGCGGGGTCTATCTGCCGGTCGAGCCGCACTTCCCGGCCGAGCGGGTCGCGAGGACGCTGTGGCGGGCGGGCTGCGCGTTCGTCGTCACCGAGGAGGGCAGCACCGGATCGCTCTCCGGTACGTCCGCAGGTACGTCCGCCGAGACGGGTACGTCCGCCGAGACGCTGTTCGTGGACGCCGCGTACGCCGAGGGCCACGCGGACCACGATCTCGCCATCCCGGTCTCGGCGGGCCAACTCGCCTACATCTACTTCACGTCCGGCTCCACCGGTGAGCCCAAGGGCGCGATGTGCGAGCACGCCGGATTCCTCAACCATGTGCTCGCCAAGGTCGAGGACCTGGGGATCGGCGAGGACGACGTCGTCGCGCAGACCGCGCCGCAGTGCTTCGACATCTCCCTGTGGCAGCTGCTCGCCGGGCCGGTCGTCGGCGGACGGACGCTGATCGTCGGGCAGGACACGATCCTGGACGTGCCGCGGTTCGTGGACACGGTCGTGCGGGGGCGGGTCAATGTGCTCCAGGTCGTGCCGTCGTATCTGGAGGCGGTGCTCGCCGAGTTGGGGCAGCGGCCGCGCGAACTGGCCGACCTGCGCTGTGTGTCGGTGACCGGGGAGGCGGTGAAGCGGGAGCTGGTGCAGCGCTGGTTCGCCACCGCGCCCGCTGTCAGGCTGGCCAACGCCTATGGCCTGACCGAGACTTCGGACGACACCAACCACGAGGTCATGGACCGGGTGCCGGACGGCGACCGGGTCCCGCTCGGACGCCCTGTGCGCAATGTGCGGGTGTACGTCGTCGACGAGGACCTGGTTCCCGTGCCGCTGGGCGCTCCCGGCGAGATCGTCTTCTCCGGGGTGTGCGTGGGACGCGGCTACGTCAACGACCCCGAGCGCACCGCGGCCGCCTTCACGGAGGACCCGTACCGGCCCGGCGAGCGCCTGTACCGCAGCGGTGACGTGGGGCGCTGGCGGGCCGACGGCAAACTGGAGTTCCTCGGCCGCCGGGACACCCAGGTCAAGATCCGCGGGTTCCGCGTCGAGATCGGCGAGATAGAGAACGCGCTGCTGCGGGTGGACGGGGTGCGCGACGGGGCCGTCGTGGTCGTACGGGGCACCCAGCTCGCCGCGTTCTGCGCCGGGCCCGAGCCGGTGGCCTCGGACACGGTTCGGGAACGGCTGGCCGTGTCGCTGCCGTCGTACATGGTGCCGGCGGTCGTGCACTGGCGGGAGCACCTGCCGCTGACCGCCAACGGCAAGACCGACCGACGCACGCTGACCGCGCTCGCCGAGGACCTCGACACGGGTGCCGCGGGCGGGCCCGTGACGGACGGCGAGCGGCGGGTGGCGGACGCCTGGGCCGAGGTGCTCGGCGTTTCCGCCGACCGGATCGGCCGCCTCGACCACTTCTTCGACCGCGGCGGCAGCTCGCTGTCCGCCGTGCGTCTCGCGATCGCCCTGGACCGGGCGATCACCCTCCAGGACGTCGTCCGTCACCCGGTCCTCGCGGACCTGGCGGATCTGCTCGACCGGCGCGGCTGAAAGGAACACCGAGATGTCCTCCACGAGTCTCCTTCCCCATCTGGACCTGGCCCCGGGCAGCCCGCCGCTCCTGCACGCCACGTCCCACGGCGACGCGGTGAGCTGGGCCGCCGCGCACCGCGACCCGCTGCGTGACCTCGTCCGCGACCACGGCTGCGTCCTGGTGCGGGGGCTGGGCCTGGCCGACCCCGCAACGAGCGAGGCGGTCTTCAGGCGGCTGACCGACGGCCTGATGCCCGACCGTGAGCCCTTCGCACCCCGCCGGCGCTACGCGGACGGCGTGTACTCGTCCACCAAGTGGCCGCCGAACCAGCAGATGTGCATGCACCACGAGGTCAGCTACGGCCTGGAGTTCCCGGGCCTGCTGCTGTTCGCCTGTCTGGAGGCGCCCGGGGCCGGGGGCGCGACGGCGCTCGCCGACGCGTCGGCCGTGCTGCGGGCCCTGCCCCGCGAGCTGGTCTCCCGCTTCGAACGGGAGGGCTGGCTGCTGACCCGGGCGTACCACGAGGAGATCGGAGCGTCGGTCGAGGAGGCCTTCGGCACGGACGACCGCGACGCCGTCGAACGCTACTGCCGCCGGCACGCCATCGAGTTCGCCTGGCAGCGCGACGGCTCCCTGCACACCCGGCAGCGGCGCGGCGCGGTGCTGCGACACCCGCGCTCCGGGCTGCCCTGCTGGTTCAACCAGATCGCGTTCCTCAACGAGTGGACCATGGAGCCCGAAGTGCACGAATACCTGGCGGACCTGTACGGCGCCGACGGACTGCCCTTCAACACCCGCTTCGGGGACGGGAGTCCGATCGACGCGGACGTCGTCCGGACGATCAACGAGGTGTACGACGCCCACACCGTGCGCGAACCCTGGCAGGACGGCGACCTCCTGCTCGTCGACAACATCCGCACAGCGCACAGCCGTGAGCCCTTCGAGGGGCCGCGCGAGGTGCTGGCCGCGCTCGGCGACCCGGTGCTGCGCACCGACGGCGAGGTGAGCGGCGCATGAGCACCCTCGACGCCCCGTCCTTCGCGCTCGTCACCGGCGCCCAGGTCCAACAGGCCCTGCACGGCCGGGAACCGGAGATCGCGGACCTCGTCGAGGCCGTGTACCGGCTGCACGGCGCGGGTGACTCGGTGAACCCGCCGTCGTACTTCCTGAGGTTCCCGGACCGTCCCTCGTCCCGGATCATCGCGCTGCCCGCCTCCCTGGGCGGACCGCTGCGGGTGGACGGCCTGAAGTGGGTGTCCAGTTTCCCGGAGAACATCAGGTCCGGGCTGCCGCGCGCGTCGGCGGTACTAATCCTCAACGACCCGGAGACCGGCTATCCGTTCGCCTGTCTGGAGAGCTCGGTCATCAGCGCCACGCGCACGGCGTCCTCGGCGGCGCTGGCGGCGGACCGGCTCAGTGCGGGCCGGACCCGCCCGACCCACGTGGGCTTCATCGGCACCGGGTTGATCGCCCGCTACATCCACACCCATCTCACCGCCACCGGCTGGGAGTTCGAGGAGACGGGCGTGCACGACCTGTCCGCCGAGAGCGCCGCCGGGTTCCGCGGTTACCTGGAGAGGTCCGGCGCGCCGGGGAAGGTGGCCGTGCACGACTCGGCCGAATCCCTCGTCCGCTCCAGCGACCTGGTCGTCTTCGCGACCGTCGCCGGCGAGCCGCATGTCCACGATCCGTCGTGGTTCGGCCATCACCCCCTGGTCCTGCATGTGTCCCTGCGCGACCTCGCCCCGCAGATCCTGCTCGCGTCGGCCAACTTCGTCGACGACGTCGAGCACTGCCTCAAGGCCGAGACCTCCCCGCATCTGGCCGAACGGCTCACGGGGAGCAGGGACTTCATCGACGGCACGCTCGACGACGTGCTGACCGGACGGGTGACCGTCCCGACGGACCGGACGGTGGTGTTCTCCCCCTTCGGGCTCGGGGTGCTCGACCTCGCCGTCGGCCGGTACGTCCACGACGAACTGGCCCGGCGCGGCGAACTGCACGTCGTCGACGGGTTCTTCAACGAGCTGCGCCGGTACGGCTGAACGACCCGTGCGCATGAGGAGGGGGGCGTCATGCCCGTCATATCCGATCCTTCGGAGTTCAACGAGTCAGACCTCTACGTCGACCTGCGGGCCGCGCTGGAGCTTCCGCTGTTCCTGAAGTGCGAGGGCTTCAACTTCGCCGGGTCCATCAAGCTGAAGGCGGCCCGCGAGATGGTGAACGCCGCCGAGCGCGACGGCACCCTGCGGCCCGGGTCGGTCCTGGTCGAGTCGTCGTCGGGGAACCTGGGGGTGGCCCTGAGCATGATCGCGGCGAGCCGGGGCTACGGCTTCCTGTGCGTGACCGACTCACGCTGCAACCAGGCGTCGATCCGGCTCATGGAGTCGCTCGGCACCCGGGTGCACGTGGTCAGGGAGCCGGATCTGCACGACGGCTACCTGGGCGCGCGGCTGGCGTACGTGCGGATGCTGTGCGCCTCGGACGAGCGGTACGTGTGGCTCAACCAGTACAGCAACCAGGGGAACTGGCGGGCGCACTACCGCAGCACGGCGCCGGAGATCGCGCGGCGCTTCCCGGACCTGGACGTGCTGTTCGTCGGGGCCGGCACCACCGGGACCCTGATGGGCTGCGCCCGCTGGTTCTGGCAGTGGCGGCGCCCGGTGCGGATCGTCGCCGTCGACAGCGTCGGCTCGGTCACCTTCGGCGGGCCGCCGGGCGTCCGTCTGATCCCGGGTCTCGGCACGAGTGTGCCCTCGCAGCTGCTCGACAAGTCGTACATCGACGACGTGGTCCTCGTCGAGGAACCGGACACCCTTCAGGTCTGCCGCGGGCTGGCGGCTCGGGGCTTCCTGTTCGGCGGTTCCACCGGCACGGTCGTCAGCGGCGCCCACCAGTGGCTGTCCGCCCACGGCCGCCGCGGCCTCACCGCGGTGGCGATCGCCCCGGACCTCGGCGAACGCTACCTCGACACCGTGTACCGGGCGGGCTGGCCCCACGGCCCCTCCGACACGGACCCGATGCACCACCCGACGGAGGCGATGGCCCACCTGGCCTGACCCCTGCACCCACGGGCACCGGGTGCCCGCGCCGGTGTCTCCCGGGTGATCTCCTCCGCGAGACACCGACTCGGGGCGGACAGAGCTCGCGCCCACGAGACACCGGCCAGGCGCCGTCGGGCCGCGGCAAACGCCCCCCAAGATGAGCAACACAGACGCGCACCGCCCCCGCCCCGTACCGCCAGACGCCCCACGCACGCTGTCCCCGACCACGAGACGACCGGCCCCCACCCCCATGACGACCATGCCCTCACAACAACCACGCCCCGCCACACAGCGCCCACACCCCCCACCCCCGTGTCCGTGAGGTGCCCCTCCCCCGCCCCGGGGTACTTTCGCTGACATGGCAGGCACCACGCACACCGTGACCAACCAGCCCCCGCCCCTGACCGGCTACGACGTCTACGGCGCCGACCGCGCCCTGAAGGAGGCCGTCGAGCGGCACCTCGACCCGGCCCTGCTCGACGAGGTCCACGGAGAGCTGGCCGCGCTCGGCCGGGCCTGTGGTTCGGCGCAGGTGCAGGAGTGGGGTCTCCAGGCCAACGAGAACCCGCCCCGGCTGCGCACCCACGACCGCTACGGACACCGTGTCGACGAGGTCGAGTTCCATCCGGCCTGGCACCGGGTGCTCGGCAAGGGCGTCTCGGCGGGCCTGACAGCAGCTTGGGCCCGCCCCGGCGGTCACGTACGGCGAGCGGCGGCCTTCGTCCTGTGGACGCAGGTCGACGCGGGCAGCTGCTGCCCCCTGTCGATGACCCACGCCGCGGTCCCCGCCCTGCGCACCGACCCGGACCTGGCCGCCGAGTGGGAGCCGCGTCTGACGTCCATGGTCTACGACCGCGAGCTGCGTCCCGCCCACCTCAAGGCCGGGGCGCTGTTCGGGATGGGGATGACGGAGAAGCAGGGCGGCAGCGACGTCCGGGCGAACACG from Streptomyces sp. CC0208 carries:
- a CDS encoding YihY/virulence factor BrkB family protein; amino-acid sequence: MQAASESPQPPSGRLHRARALYRNVSKRRTAWLLLKDTVNSCIEYRILGLAAEAAFFSLLSVPPLLLSLIGLLGYVDDWTGTDSISSLEANLLDAARTVLSDKGVREIAQPILDDVMKGGRPDVISVGFLFALWSGSRAVNVFIDTITVMYGLDGVRGIVKTRLVAFALFVAALLIGSVALPLMVAGPDAVVRIVPWSTTVVQVLYWPVVIILSIAFLTTLYHVSVPVRSPWIEDVPGALVALAMWVLGSFLLRIYLQSTIEGATIYGSLAAAVAVLLWIGVSAFAVLVGAAMNAAIDRVWPAAATAAARAAQERVREAQVAEYVARAAALHDTHPDPDDPDMPSEFPERWSRFLPPEDVTSRLRTHAKSAHPPQKPDGS
- a CDS encoding heparan-alpha-glucosaminide N-acetyltransferase domain-containing protein, which gives rise to MPAPYAPKQAAPRIVGVDVARGLALLGMFSVHVFGAFDEAGSPTPAWMFAGGRSSATFAVTAGIGLAFTTGGRRPATGRPATVAVAARAGVIALIGLLLGYASRAADLDVDVILAFYALLFLTAIPLLGLGPRTLTALALSLAVGAPFAVHALRGALPPPAFDGDPTLQDVVTDPLGLVSDLLVHGDYPVLAWTAYLCAGLALGRLDLTSRSLAPRLLGGGLALVAGVWLVSSLVLFRFDGLRQLWRAEFPGASRAEALWDSPDGVTWWALLSRAPHATTPFDLLLTLGSAAAILGGALLLTRSALLTWALTPLAAAGSMPLTLYAAHVLLLATGALSGSPGLLYAVMTTGALLFALSWRHVGRGPLETVVAGAARRCREGVTPPRPPEPVADPVRLSKHTE
- a CDS encoding Pls/PosA family non-ribosomal peptide synthetase, whose protein sequence is MVVNPGEITTVAPVDGTAQVLAEVLAGVVKTDQVPLDSHFFDDLGANSLVMAQFCARVRKRDDLPQVSMRDVYGHPTIRGLATALAEVPAIAPAPARPAEPPPPPGSTARHALCGVLQFLVFAVYCFAAGVATAEGYTWISDADGLLMVYLRSLVLGGALFLALCTLPVVAKWVLVGRWQETEFPVWSLAYVRFWLVKALLHASPMVLFTGNPLYVLYLRALGARIGPGVTVLSHSMPVCTDLLTVGAGTVIRKDALLLGYRAHAGRIRTGPVTLGRDVFVGEKTVLDIGTSIGDGGQLGHSSALYDGAAIPAGERWHGSPARPTDVDHIRVPAARCTPTRRAGYALVALLQTLLVYVPLGIGGVFLVMDLVPALDPLLDPNAKELASAAFYAEALVLSVALFVGFVVLGLVTVTVLPRLLNLTLKADRVYPLYGFHYSVQRAIARMTNIKFFKWLCGDSSYIVPYLRSLGYDLSHVEQTGSNFGTEVAHETPYLATVGSGTMVADGLSILNAEYSSTSFRLSRVTIGGQNFLGNHIAYPVGGRTGDNCLLATKVLVPLDGELREGVGLLGSPPFEIPRTVERDTRFDHFREGDELRRRLSAKNRSNARTMALFLFLRWLHWFLLTLLGFAAVDLYGGRGALGGLLIGAYLMTGLAVTVGYWALVERVITRFRPLQPRLCSIYDPYFWWHERLWKVPDQHLVVFNGTPFKSLVWRLLGVRIGRRVFDDGCYLTERTLVAIGSDTTLGHHSKVQAHSQEDGTFKSDHIVIGDGCTLGTGALVHYGVAMGDGSVLGADAFLMKGEEMPAGAHWGGNPAVALRRA
- a CDS encoding non-ribosomal peptide synthetase, whose translation is METAPHRTPGPIPDVTEYAVSLPDGTPTDPAALHAARTRVLAALSGGTEGAADDELRVAVTDGELRLHYRTGALDTGAAARLAGYHLTALTDPNRRSLLSEDELRFQLEELAGPVRELPDRRVHELFEERVEKRPDAVAAVQDDRRWTYAELNSRANRIGRALLARGLAAEDVVAVVMERNLDWMAAVLGVLKAGGVYLPVEPHFPAERVARTLWRAGCAFVVTEEGSTGSLSGTSAGTSAETGTSAETLFVDAAYAEGHADHDLAIPVSAGQLAYIYFTSGSTGEPKGAMCEHAGFLNHVLAKVEDLGIGEDDVVAQTAPQCFDISLWQLLAGPVVGGRTLIVGQDTILDVPRFVDTVVRGRVNVLQVVPSYLEAVLAELGQRPRELADLRCVSVTGEAVKRELVQRWFATAPAVRLANAYGLTETSDDTNHEVMDRVPDGDRVPLGRPVRNVRVYVVDEDLVPVPLGAPGEIVFSGVCVGRGYVNDPERTAAAFTEDPYRPGERLYRSGDVGRWRADGKLEFLGRRDTQVKIRGFRVEIGEIENALLRVDGVRDGAVVVVRGTQLAAFCAGPEPVASDTVRERLAVSLPSYMVPAVVHWREHLPLTANGKTDRRTLTALAEDLDTGAAGGPVTDGERRVADAWAEVLGVSADRIGRLDHFFDRGGSSLSAVRLAIALDRAITLQDVVRHPVLADLADLLDRRG
- a CDS encoding TauD/TfdA family dioxygenase, producing the protein MSSTSLLPHLDLAPGSPPLLHATSHGDAVSWAAAHRDPLRDLVRDHGCVLVRGLGLADPATSEAVFRRLTDGLMPDREPFAPRRRYADGVYSSTKWPPNQQMCMHHEVSYGLEFPGLLLFACLEAPGAGGATALADASAVLRALPRELVSRFEREGWLLTRAYHEEIGASVEEAFGTDDRDAVERYCRRHAIEFAWQRDGSLHTRQRRGAVLRHPRSGLPCWFNQIAFLNEWTMEPEVHEYLADLYGADGLPFNTRFGDGSPIDADVVRTINEVYDAHTVREPWQDGDLLLVDNIRTAHSREPFEGPREVLAALGDPVLRTDGEVSGA
- the sbnB gene encoding 2,3-diaminopropionate biosynthesis protein SbnB, with translation MSTLDAPSFALVTGAQVQQALHGREPEIADLVEAVYRLHGAGDSVNPPSYFLRFPDRPSSRIIALPASLGGPLRVDGLKWVSSFPENIRSGLPRASAVLILNDPETGYPFACLESSVISATRTASSAALAADRLSAGRTRPTHVGFIGTGLIARYIHTHLTATGWEFEETGVHDLSAESAAGFRGYLERSGAPGKVAVHDSAESLVRSSDLVVFATVAGEPHVHDPSWFGHHPLVLHVSLRDLAPQILLASANFVDDVEHCLKAETSPHLAERLTGSRDFIDGTLDDVLTGRVTVPTDRTVVFSPFGLGVLDLAVGRYVHDELARRGELHVVDGFFNELRRYG
- the sbnA gene encoding 2,3-diaminopropionate biosynthesis protein SbnA, coding for MPVISDPSEFNESDLYVDLRAALELPLFLKCEGFNFAGSIKLKAAREMVNAAERDGTLRPGSVLVESSSGNLGVALSMIAASRGYGFLCVTDSRCNQASIRLMESLGTRVHVVREPDLHDGYLGARLAYVRMLCASDERYVWLNQYSNQGNWRAHYRSTAPEIARRFPDLDVLFVGAGTTGTLMGCARWFWQWRRPVRIVAVDSVGSVTFGGPPGVRLIPGLGTSVPSQLLDKSYIDDVVLVEEPDTLQVCRGLAARGFLFGGSTGTVVSGAHQWLSAHGRRGLTAVAIAPDLGERYLDTVYRAGWPHGPSDTDPMHHPTEAMAHLA